Proteins encoded together in one Vigna angularis cultivar LongXiaoDou No.4 chromosome 5, ASM1680809v1, whole genome shotgun sequence window:
- the LOC128196695 gene encoding LOW QUALITY PROTEIN: LOB domain-containing protein 2 (The sequence of the model RefSeq protein was modified relative to this genomic sequence to represent the inferred CDS: substituted 1 base at 1 genomic stop codon): protein MMQKSXSRNIILSSNILNSSGMHPACAACKHQRKKCSEKCILAPYFPSNRSREFHAVHKVFGVSNITKLVKNAREDDRRRVVDSLTWEACCRQRDPIHGPYGEYTKVFNEYKKVLDELKRFRSQHQMLQFPSLGFKSVQDKAEEDYLHGKKNAIIDSDIYNSYSSNYLQEFQNLRPEVLIPFHHHSQPYYITGIL, encoded by the exons ATGATGCAGAAAAGTTAGAGTCGAAACATAATTCTATCAAGCAATATCTT AAATAGCAGTGGAATGCATCCTGCATGTGCAGCATGCAAGCATCAAAGGAAGAAATGCAGTGAAAAGTGCATATTGGCACCTTACTTTCCATCAAACAGAAGCCGTGAGTTTCATGCTGTGCACAAGGTTTTTGGTGTGAGCAACATAACCAAGTTGGTAAAGAATGCTAGAGAGGATGATAGAAGAAGAGTGGTGGATTCATTGACATGGGAAGCATGTTGCAGACAAAGAGACCCTATTCATGGCCCTTATGGAGAGTACACAAAGGTTTTCAATGAGTACAAGAAAGTGTTGGATGAACTCAAGAGATTCAGAAGCCAACACCAGATGTTGCAGTTTCCCTCTCTAGGGTTCAAGTCTGTGCAAGACAAAGCAGAAGAAGATTATCTGCATGGGAAAAAGAATGCTATTATTGATTCTGATATTTACAACAGTTATTCTTCTAATTATTTGCAAGAGTTTCAGAATCTCAGGCCTGAAGTTCTCATACCCTTTCACCATCACTCTCAACCATACTACATTACAGGTATTCTTtag